Proteins from a single region of Heterodontus francisci isolate sHetFra1 chromosome 29, sHetFra1.hap1, whole genome shotgun sequence:
- the LOC137345643 gene encoding uncharacterized protein, producing the protein MFEISNNPFPTVFETSNIPVQTVFRISNNPIPSVIVISNNPVPTVFEISNIPVPTVFEISNIPVPTVFESSNNPVPSVFKISNNPIPTINNVAPTMFEISNNPIPTMFKISINPVPSVFEISNNPIPTIFQISKNPVPSVFEISNNPIPTMFKISNNPISNNPVPTVFEISNNPAPNMFEISNNPIPTMFEISNNPVPTMFEINNIPILTMFEISNNPVPTMFEISNNPVPTMVENSNNHVPTVFEIINNRLPTVFETSNIPVHTVFQISNNPIPSVFEINNNPVPTVFESSNNPVPTVLDFSNNPAPTMFEISNNPVPTVFEISNIPVPNVFEIRNNPIPTVFEISNNPVPTVFEINQ; encoded by the exons atgtttgagatcagtaacaatccttttcccaccgtgtttgagaccaGTAATATTCCTGTTCAAACTGTGTTtcggatcagtaacaatcctattccctctGTGATtgtgatcagtaacaatcctgttcccaccgtgtttgagatcagtaacattcctgttcccaccgtgtttgagatcagcaacATTCCTGTGCCCACTGTGTTTGAGAGCagcaacaatcctgttccctccgtgtttaagatcagtaacaatcctattcccaccat CAACAACGTtgctcccaccatgtttgagatcagtaataatcctattcccaccatgtttaagatcagtatcaatcctgttccctccgtgtttgagatcagtaataatcctattcccaccatcttTCAGATCAGTaagaatcctgttccctccgtgtttgagatcagtaataatcctattcccaccatgtttaagatcagtaacaatcct atcagtaacaatcctgttcccaccgtgtttgagatcagtaacaacccTGCTCCcaacatgtttgagatcagtaacaatcctattcccaccatgtttgagatcagtaacaatcctgttcccaccatgtttgagatcaataACATTCCTATtctcaccatgtttgagatcagtaacaatcctgttcccaccatgtttgagatcagtaacaatcctgttcccaccatggTTGAGAACAGTAACAATcatgttcccaccgtgtttgagatcattaACAATCGTCTTCCCACTGTGTTTGAGACCAGTAATATTCCTGTTCACACTGTGTttcagatcagtaacaatcctattccctccgtgtttgagatcaataacaatcctgttcccactgtgtttgagagcagtaacaatcctgttcccaccgtgctTGATTTCAGCAACAACCCtgctcccaccatgtttgagatcagtaacaatcctgttcccaccgtgtttgagatcagcaacATTCCTGTGCCCAATGTGTTTGAGATCagaaacaatcctattcccaccgtgtttgagatcagtaacaatcctgttcccaccgtgtttgagatca atcagtaa
- the LOC137345644 gene encoding uncharacterized protein, which translates to MFEIRNNPIPTMFEISNIPVHTVFQISNNPIPSVFESSNNPVPTVFEISNIPVHTVFQISNNPVPTMFKISKNPIPTMFEISNNHVPNVLDFSNNPVPTVFEISNNPAPTMVEISSNPLPAVFETSNIPVHTVFQINNNPIPSVFAISNNPVPTVFESSNNPVPTVFEISNIPFPTVVKISNIPVPTVFEIRNNPLPTMFVISYNPVPSVFEISNNPIPSVFAISNNPVPTVFESSHNPVPTVFEINQ; encoded by the exons atgtttgagatcagaaacaatcctattcccaccatgtttgagatcagcaaCATTCCTGTTCACACTGTGTttcagatcagtaacaatcctattccctccgtgtttgagagcagtaacaatcctgttcccaccgtgtttgaaaTCAGCAACATTCCTGTTCACACTGTGTttcagatcagtaacaatcctgttcccaccatgtttaagatcagtaagaatcctattcccaccatgtttgagatcagtaacaatcatgTTCCCAACGTGCTTGatttcagtaacaatcctgttcccaccgtgtttgagatcagtaacaacccTGCTCCCACCATGGTTGAGATCAGTAGCAATCCGCTTCCCGCCGTGTTTGAGACCAGTAATATTCCTGTTCACACTGTGTTTCAGATCAATAACAATCCTATTCCCTCCGTGTTtgcgatcagtaacaatcctgttcccaccgtgtttgagagcagtaacaatcctgttcccaccgtgtttgagatcagtaacattcCTTTTCCCACCGTGGTTAAGATCAGCAACATTCCTGTGCCCACTGTGTTTGAGATCAGAAACAATCCTCTTCCCACCATGTTTGTGATCAgttacaatcctgttccctccgtgtttgagatcagtaacaatcctattccctccGTGTTtgcgatcagtaacaatcctgttcccaccgtgtttgagagcagtcacaatcctgttcccaccgtgtttgagatca atcagtaa